A genomic segment from Tuwongella immobilis encodes:
- a CDS encoding IS3 family transposase: protein MASFEVSQRRVCALLGVHRSSLRTRPAPRNDEAKLVEAMLELVRQHPRFGYRRIRVLLLRAGWRVSRKRVYRLWRAQGLGVPRTRRK, encoded by the coding sequence ATGGCGAGTTTTGAGGTGTCCCAGCGGCGTGTCTGTGCGCTCCTTGGGGTTCATCGATCGAGTCTGCGAACGAGGCCGGCTCCGAGAAATGATGAGGCCAAACTGGTGGAGGCGATGTTGGAGTTGGTCAGGCAACATCCGCGGTTCGGGTATCGCCGAATTCGGGTGCTTTTGCTGCGAGCCGGTTGGCGAGTGAGCCGCAAGCGGGTGTATCGGCTCTGGAGGGCTCAGGGGCTTGGAGTTCCCAGGACAAGGCGGAAATAA
- a CDS encoding IS5 family transposase (programmed frameshift): MAKPLLPDELWAIIEPILPGYTPSPKGGRPRTADRKALTGILFVLKTGIAWEDLPHEMGCGCGMTCWRRLRDWQLDGTWRRIHAALLARLDDAGKIDWERAAIDSSSVRAVFWGSDTGPNPTDRGKAGSKHHVMVDGQGVPLGCTVTAANRHDVTALLATVVACPLDGYGEAPRLPERLLGDQAYDSWRHEEIVRWLGIEPAFAQRGREHGSGLGKERYVVERTLANLHQNRRLKVRYEKRSDIHLAFLTLACIKVCFYRLTAQE; this comes from the exons ATGGCGAAGCCGCTACTGCCCGACGAGCTGTGGGCGATCATCGAACCAATCCTACCCGGGTACACACCCAGCCCCAAGGGGGGCCGGCCGCGCACCGCCGACCGCAAGGCACTGACCGGCATCCTGTTCGTGCTGAAGACCGGAATCGCCTGGGAGGACCTGCCGCACGAGATGGGCTGCGGTTGCGGCATGACCTGCTGGAGGCGGCTGCGCGACTGGCAGCTCGACGGCACCTGGCGGCGAATCCACGCCGCTCTACTGGCCCGCCTGGACGACGCTGGCAAGATCGACTGGGAGAGGGCCGCCATCGACTCGTCCAGCGTCCGCGCCGTTT TTTGGGGGAGCGATACCGGCCCCAACCCCACGGATCGCGGCAAAGCCGGCAGCAAGCACCACGTGATGGTCGACGGCCAAGGCGTGCCGCTGGGCTGCACGGTGACGGCGGCCAACCGGCACGACGTGACGGCGCTGCTGGCGACGGTGGTGGCCTGCCCGCTGGACGGCTACGGCGAGGCGCCGCGGCTGCCCGAGCGGCTGCTGGGCGACCAAGCGTACGACTCCTGGCGGCACGAGGAGATCGTCAGGTGGCTGGGCATCGAGCCGGCGTTCGCCCAGAGGGGGCGCGAGCACGGCAGCGGCCTGGGCAAGGAGCGGTACGTGGTGGAGCGCACCCTGGCCAACCTGCACCAGAACCGGCGGCTGAAGGTCCGCTACGAGAAACGCTCCGACATCCATTTGGCGTTCCTCACCCTCGCCTGCATCAAGGTCTGCTTCTACCGCCTCACCGCCCAGGAGTAG
- a CDS encoding polymorphic toxin-type HINT domain-containing protein — protein MGLGQCRRAIEQFVPGDAILSRDETDINGPINVQIVEAVFERSAIIFELRVAGQLIETTAEHPFWVVGRGWTPVWELSIGDCLRTIAGESVSIEGVHETDRRQTVYNLQVSDYHTYFVGCQEWGFSVWAHNACTLQLGELEALGAEYARRVNAQAAAARRAGATGPVEVSLPQGGWDEIAGLRGGKYKGTLTQDDKSAIRAYAGSTKGLLDEGVSIKVPSPNGRNGNQPHIDDVTRNNTQPSGELRPLTVGGRVADGVGKPGQKVVIRGVEIDPGPNGRVIVEVEPFSGNIPVSDGRAQIRDMRAGDPSATIVVTDPHNTTSPPLIYRPGTQPPPSGHYRGGQTHVPAPTE, from the coding sequence ATGGGCCTGGGCCAATGCCGACGAGCGATCGAGCAGTTCGTTCCAGGAGATGCGATTCTCAGCCGAGACGAAACCGACATCAACGGCCCGATCAACGTCCAGATTGTGGAAGCGGTATTCGAGCGATCAGCCATCATCTTCGAACTTCGAGTGGCAGGTCAGCTGATCGAGACCACCGCCGAGCATCCGTTCTGGGTCGTTGGCCGTGGCTGGACGCCGGTCTGGGAATTGTCGATCGGGGATTGTCTGAGGACGATCGCCGGAGAATCGGTATCCATCGAGGGCGTTCACGAGACTGATCGGCGGCAAACGGTCTATAATCTGCAGGTCAGCGACTACCACACCTACTTCGTCGGCTGCCAGGAGTGGGGGTTCAGTGTCTGGGCGCATAATGCCTGCACCTTGCAACTTGGGGAACTGGAAGCTCTGGGTGCGGAGTACGCTCGGCGTGTCAACGCACAAGCCGCCGCAGCGCGGCGTGCGGGAGCTACCGGCCCCGTTGAGGTTTCTTTGCCTCAAGGTGGTTGGGATGAGATTGCTGGTCTGCGGGGCGGCAAATACAAGGGGACGTTGACGCAGGACGACAAGTCTGCGATCCGAGCGTATGCTGGTTCTACCAAGGGACTGCTTGATGAGGGCGTGTCGATCAAGGTTCCGAGTCCCAATGGGCGAAACGGGAACCAGCCACACATCGACGATGTAACCCGGAACAACACTCAACCGTCTGGAGAGCTTCGACCACTGACTGTCGGAGGTCGCGTTGCAGATGGCGTCGGCAAACCCGGCCAGAAAGTGGTGATACGTGGCGTTGAGATCGACCCAGGCCCGAACGGACGAGTGATCGTGGAAGTCGAGCCGTTCTCTGGGAACATCCCTGTCTCAGACGGGCGTGCGCAAATCCGCGACATGAGAGCCGGTGACCCGTCGGCCACGATTGTCGTGACCGATCCACACAATACGACCAGTCCACCTCTGATTTACCGCCCAGGGACACAGCCGCCTCCTAGCGGTCACTATCGCGGAGGACAGACACATGTCCCAGCCCCGACCGAATGA
- a CDS encoding tetratricopeptide repeat protein, protein MNDKLASEIQAKIDEGDAFLDEDRFALAVKCYEQAAALLPEPRNAHAISLQVYMALGEGYFFSGYYDQALVAFKQAMKTSGGIENPLTHLRMGQSYFEIGELDSAADSLTRSYALDGRTIFDGEDEKYLSFLASRIDL, encoded by the coding sequence GTGAACGACAAACTGGCAAGCGAGATCCAAGCCAAGATCGACGAAGGCGATGCGTTTCTCGATGAAGATCGGTTTGCTTTAGCTGTGAAGTGCTACGAACAGGCCGCTGCTCTTCTTCCCGAGCCACGGAATGCTCATGCAATCAGTCTTCAGGTTTATATGGCGTTGGGCGAAGGGTACTTTTTTTCAGGGTACTACGATCAGGCTTTGGTCGCTTTTAAGCAAGCCATGAAAACTTCGGGGGGAATCGAGAACCCGCTTACGCATCTCCGGATGGGGCAATCATATTTCGAGATCGGCGAACTTGACTCGGCTGCGGACTCGTTGACGAGGTCGTATGCTTTAGATGGGCGTACCATTTTTGACGGCGAGGATGAGAAATACCTGTCGTTCCTCGCTTCTCGGATCGATCTATAA
- a CDS encoding IS3 family transposase — protein sequence MLRGLVEPNHQKLSVRRHCELLGLNRLGYYHEPAGESAENLELMGVIDRIYTDLPFYGSRKMAVELSQLLGREINRKRVQRLMSQMGIEAVYPKPNPSKPCREHQVYPYLLRGVAVGRVDQVWSADITYVPMPQGFMYLAAVIDWHSRFVIGWKLSNTLDGSFCLEMLMEALAGGRPEVFNTDQGVQFTAQAFTTALEQAGVAVSMDGKGRCLDNVFIERLWRSVKHEDIYPRCYASVPELADGLGRYFEFYNHRRIHQGLGYATPASVYHGYQINDR from the coding sequence TTGCTCCGGGGGTTAGTCGAGCCGAACCACCAGAAATTAAGCGTCCGCCGGCATTGCGAGTTGCTCGGGCTGAACCGCTTGGGATACTACCATGAGCCGGCCGGGGAGAGTGCCGAGAACCTGGAGTTGATGGGGGTAATTGACCGGATCTACACCGACTTACCGTTCTACGGGTCGCGCAAGATGGCTGTGGAATTGAGTCAGCTTTTGGGGCGAGAAATCAACCGAAAGCGGGTCCAGCGTCTGATGAGCCAAATGGGCATCGAAGCGGTCTACCCGAAGCCGAACCCCAGCAAGCCATGCCGGGAACACCAGGTCTACCCGTACTTGCTCCGAGGCGTCGCCGTCGGGCGGGTGGATCAGGTGTGGAGTGCGGACATCACGTATGTGCCGATGCCCCAAGGGTTTATGTACTTGGCGGCCGTGATCGACTGGCACAGCCGGTTCGTGATCGGCTGGAAATTGTCGAACACGCTCGACGGGTCGTTCTGCCTGGAGATGCTCATGGAGGCATTGGCAGGCGGCCGCCCCGAGGTGTTCAACACCGACCAAGGGGTGCAGTTCACGGCCCAGGCGTTCACAACCGCCTTGGAGCAAGCGGGCGTTGCGGTGAGCATGGACGGCAAAGGACGTTGTCTGGACAACGTGTTCATCGAACGGCTCTGGAGAAGTGTGAAGCACGAGGATATCTACCCTCGCTGCTACGCGAGCGTTCCAGAGCTGGCCGATGGGCTCGGAAGATACTTCGAGTTCTACAACCACCGGCGGATCCACCAAGGCTTGGGATATGCCACGCCAGCATCGGTGTATCATGGATATCAGATAAATGATCGCTGA